Proteins encoded together in one Macadamia integrifolia cultivar HAES 741 unplaced genomic scaffold, SCU_Mint_v3 scaffold_9A, whole genome shotgun sequence window:
- the LOC122071814 gene encoding leucine-rich repeat receptor protein kinase HPCA1 isoform X4, which yields MGIQLLLFLVCCTGGIHVASTSTDSRDAAVLRALKEQWKNTPPSWERSDDPCGAQWEGVTCTNSRVTALLFDGNQLSGKIPSTVGLVQTLEVLRLDRNSLIGPVPSNLNNLTSINELNLAHNQLTGSVPDLTGMDSLNYVDLSNNSFAQSEAPSWFSTIQSLTTLVMEYGILQGKVPQKLFSFPQLQQIKLRNNALNNTLDMGDSISQQLQLVDLQNNHISSVTLNSAYRNTLILTGNPVCTTGISNTNYCQLQKQTTNPYSTSLANCGTKSCPPDQGLSPQSCECAYPYEGTLYFRAPSFRDLSNISTFHALEMSLWIKLGLTPGSVSLQNSFFNVDDYLQIQLELFPSIGNGKYFNRSEIQRIGFYLSNQTYKPPPEFGPYYFIASPYAFPVELGGTSLSIGVIVGIGTGCGVLILILMGVGIYIFQQKWRAEKAIELSKPFASWGPSGEDSGGPPQLKGARWFSYDELKKCTSNFSESNEIGFGGYGKVYRGMLSSGLVVAIKRAQQGSMQGGLEFKTEIELLSRVHHKNLVGLVGFCFEQGEQMLVYEFMPNGTLRDNLSGKSGIPLDWKRRLCIALGSARGLAYLHDLANPPIIHRDVKSTNILLDENLTAKVADFGLSKLVSDSGKGHISTQVKGTLVSITSYYIETFWFRNG from the exons CGGCAGTACTACGAGCTCTGAAAGAACAATGGAAAAACACGCCACCAAGCTGGGAGAGGTCAGACGATCCTTGTGGAGCACAGTGGGAAGGAGTAACCTGCACAAATTCCAGGGTGACTGCCTT ACTATTTGATGGAAACCAGCTAAGTGGGAAAATCCCATCTACAGTAGGACTTGTTCAAACACTTGAGGTTCT TCGCCTGGATAGGAACTCTCTAATAGGACCGGTCCCATCTAACCTCAACAACCTCACAAGCATCAATGAACT GAATTTGGCACATAATCAACTGACAGGCTCAGTGCCTGACCTAACTGGAATGGACTCCCTCAATTACGT GGACTTGAGCAATAACTCATTTGCCCAATCAGAAGCTCCAAGTTGGTTCTCAACCATACAATCTCTCACTACTCT TGTAATGGAATATGGAATACTTCAAGGAAAAGTGCCACAAAAGCTTTTCAGTTTTCCACAACTACAACAAAT AAAACTTAGGAACAATGCATTGAATAACACTTTGGACATGGGAGACAGCATTAGCCAGCAACTGCAGCTTGTTGATTTGCAAAACAACCACATTTCCTCTGTAACATTGAACTCTGCGTATAGAAATACTCTAAT ACTAACTGGTAACCCGGTCTGCACTACTGGTATCTCAAATACAAACTATTGCCAACTTCAGAAACAAACAACAAATCCCTATTCAACCAGCCTAGCTAATTGTGGAACCAAATCATGTCCCCCTGACCAGGGGCTAAGTCCTCAGAGTTGTGAGTGTGCATATCCATATGAAGGGACATTGTATTTTAGAGCACCTTCCTTTCGAGATTTGTCCAACATCTCTACATTTCATGCATTGGAAATGAGCCTGTGGATCAAGCTTGGCCTAACCCCTGGTTCAGTCTCTCTTCAGAACTCCTTCTTTAATGTGGATGACTATCTTCAGATCCAATTAGAACTCTTTCCGTCCATCGGAAATGGAAAGTATTTTAATCGGTCAGAAATACAGAGGATTGGGTTTTACCTGAGCAATCAAACATATAAGCCTCCTCCTGAGTTTGGACCTTACTATTTCATTGCATCTCCTTATGCTTTCCCAG TTGAACTTGGAGGAACTTCTTTAAGCATAGGTGTAATTGTCGGAATAGGAACTGGTTGTGGTGTTCTCATCCTCATACTCATGGGTGTTGGAATCTACATATTTCAACAAAAATGGCGTGCTGAGAAAGCCATTGAGTTGAGTAAGCCATTCG CATCATGGGGTCCTAGCGGTGAAGATAGTGGTGGTCCTCCACAATTGAAAGGGGCCAGATGGTTCTCATATGATGAACTCAAAAAGTGCACCAGCAATTTTTCAGAAAGCAATGAAATTGGATTTGGGGGCTATGGCAAG GTTTATAGAGGGATGCTCTCAAGTGGACTTGTGGTGGCAATCAAAAGAGCTCAACAAGGATCAATGCAGGGTGGGCTTGAGTTCAAGACTGAAATTGAGTTGCTTTCTCGGGTTCATCATAAGAACCTCGTGGGACTTGTTGGATTTTGTTTTGAGCAAGGAGAACAAATGCTGGTTTATGAATTTATGCCTAATGGGACACTTAGAGACAACTTGTCTG GGAAATCAGGCATTCCCTTGGATTGGAAACGAAGACTTTGCATTGCTCTTGGTTCAGCTAGAGGATTAGCATATCTTCATGACTTGGCTAATCCTCCTATAATTCATAGAGATGTCAAGTCTACTAATATTCTATTGGATGAAAATTTAACTGCAAAAGTTGCAGATTTTGGCCTGTCAAAATTGGTATCAGATAGTGGCAAGGGGCACATATCCACTCAAGTTAAAGGCACATTGGTGAGTATTACTAGCTATTATATAGAAACTTTCTGGTTTAGAAATGGCTAA
- the LOC122071814 gene encoding leucine-rich repeat receptor protein kinase HPCA1 isoform X1: MGIQLLLFLVCCTGGIHVASTSTDSRDAAVLRALKEQWKNTPPSWERSDDPCGAQWEGVTCTNSRVTALGLSTMGLKGTLSSGDIGQLTELISLDLSFNRGLTGTLSPQIGNLQKLNILILAGCSFTGTIPKELGNLGELSFLALNSNNFSGALPPSLGNLSKLYWLDLAENQLTGTLPVSNSTTPGLDLLLKAKHFHFNKNQLSGSIPPKLFSSKMVLIHVLFDGNQLSGKIPSTVGLVQTLEVLRLDRNSLIGPVPSNLNNLTSINELNLAHNQLTGSVPDLTGMDSLNYVDLSNNSFAQSEAPSWFSTIQSLTTLVMEYGILQGKVPQKLFSFPQLQQIKLRNNALNNTLDMGDSISQQLQLVDLQNNHISSVTLNSAYRNTLILTGNPVCTTGISNTNYCQLQKQTTNPYSTSLANCGTKSCPPDQGLSPQSCECAYPYEGTLYFRAPSFRDLSNISTFHALEMSLWIKLGLTPGSVSLQNSFFNVDDYLQIQLELFPSIGNGKYFNRSEIQRIGFYLSNQTYKPPPEFGPYYFIASPYAFPVELGGTSLSIGVIVGIGTGCGVLILILMGVGIYIFQQKWRAEKAIELSKPFASWGPSGEDSGGPPQLKGARWFSYDELKKCTSNFSESNEIGFGGYGKVYRGMLSSGLVVAIKRAQQGSMQGGLEFKTEIELLSRVHHKNLVGLVGFCFEQGEQMLVYEFMPNGTLRDNLSGKSGIPLDWKRRLCIALGSARGLAYLHDLANPPIIHRDVKSTNILLDENLTAKVADFGLSKLVSDSGKGHISTQVKGTLVSITSYYIETFWFRNG, encoded by the exons CGGCAGTACTACGAGCTCTGAAAGAACAATGGAAAAACACGCCACCAAGCTGGGAGAGGTCAGACGATCCTTGTGGAGCACAGTGGGAAGGAGTAACCTGCACAAATTCCAGGGTGACTGCCTT GGGATTATCGACTATGGGCCTCAAAGGTACACTAAGTAGTGGTGACATTGGGCAACTCACGGAATTGATATCCCT GGATCTTTCATTCAACCGAGGCCTCACGGGTACTCTCTCCCCACAAATAGGAAATCTCCAAAAGCTTAACATTCT GATCCTGGCTGGCTGCAGCTTCACTGGCACCATTCCAAAAGAATTAGGCAATTTGGGAGAGTTATCTTTCTT GGCTCTGAACTCGAACAACTTTAGTGGTGCTCTACCTCCGTCGTTAGGAAATCTTTCCAAACTTTACTGGCTGGACCTGGCAGAAAATCAACTGACAGGAACTCTTCCTGTTTCAAACTCTACGACCCCAGGCTTGGACCTCCTCTTAAAGGCAAAGCACTT CCATTTTAACAAGAACCAATTATCTGGTTCTATTCCGCCCAAACTTTTCAGCTCCAAGATGGTTTTGATCCATGT ACTATTTGATGGAAACCAGCTAAGTGGGAAAATCCCATCTACAGTAGGACTTGTTCAAACACTTGAGGTTCT TCGCCTGGATAGGAACTCTCTAATAGGACCGGTCCCATCTAACCTCAACAACCTCACAAGCATCAATGAACT GAATTTGGCACATAATCAACTGACAGGCTCAGTGCCTGACCTAACTGGAATGGACTCCCTCAATTACGT GGACTTGAGCAATAACTCATTTGCCCAATCAGAAGCTCCAAGTTGGTTCTCAACCATACAATCTCTCACTACTCT TGTAATGGAATATGGAATACTTCAAGGAAAAGTGCCACAAAAGCTTTTCAGTTTTCCACAACTACAACAAAT AAAACTTAGGAACAATGCATTGAATAACACTTTGGACATGGGAGACAGCATTAGCCAGCAACTGCAGCTTGTTGATTTGCAAAACAACCACATTTCCTCTGTAACATTGAACTCTGCGTATAGAAATACTCTAAT ACTAACTGGTAACCCGGTCTGCACTACTGGTATCTCAAATACAAACTATTGCCAACTTCAGAAACAAACAACAAATCCCTATTCAACCAGCCTAGCTAATTGTGGAACCAAATCATGTCCCCCTGACCAGGGGCTAAGTCCTCAGAGTTGTGAGTGTGCATATCCATATGAAGGGACATTGTATTTTAGAGCACCTTCCTTTCGAGATTTGTCCAACATCTCTACATTTCATGCATTGGAAATGAGCCTGTGGATCAAGCTTGGCCTAACCCCTGGTTCAGTCTCTCTTCAGAACTCCTTCTTTAATGTGGATGACTATCTTCAGATCCAATTAGAACTCTTTCCGTCCATCGGAAATGGAAAGTATTTTAATCGGTCAGAAATACAGAGGATTGGGTTTTACCTGAGCAATCAAACATATAAGCCTCCTCCTGAGTTTGGACCTTACTATTTCATTGCATCTCCTTATGCTTTCCCAG TTGAACTTGGAGGAACTTCTTTAAGCATAGGTGTAATTGTCGGAATAGGAACTGGTTGTGGTGTTCTCATCCTCATACTCATGGGTGTTGGAATCTACATATTTCAACAAAAATGGCGTGCTGAGAAAGCCATTGAGTTGAGTAAGCCATTCG CATCATGGGGTCCTAGCGGTGAAGATAGTGGTGGTCCTCCACAATTGAAAGGGGCCAGATGGTTCTCATATGATGAACTCAAAAAGTGCACCAGCAATTTTTCAGAAAGCAATGAAATTGGATTTGGGGGCTATGGCAAG GTTTATAGAGGGATGCTCTCAAGTGGACTTGTGGTGGCAATCAAAAGAGCTCAACAAGGATCAATGCAGGGTGGGCTTGAGTTCAAGACTGAAATTGAGTTGCTTTCTCGGGTTCATCATAAGAACCTCGTGGGACTTGTTGGATTTTGTTTTGAGCAAGGAGAACAAATGCTGGTTTATGAATTTATGCCTAATGGGACACTTAGAGACAACTTGTCTG GGAAATCAGGCATTCCCTTGGATTGGAAACGAAGACTTTGCATTGCTCTTGGTTCAGCTAGAGGATTAGCATATCTTCATGACTTGGCTAATCCTCCTATAATTCATAGAGATGTCAAGTCTACTAATATTCTATTGGATGAAAATTTAACTGCAAAAGTTGCAGATTTTGGCCTGTCAAAATTGGTATCAGATAGTGGCAAGGGGCACATATCCACTCAAGTTAAAGGCACATTGGTGAGTATTACTAGCTATTATATAGAAACTTTCTGGTTTAGAAATGGCTAA
- the LOC122071814 gene encoding leucine-rich repeat receptor protein kinase HPCA1 isoform X2, producing MGIQLLLFLVCCTGGIHVASTSTDSRDAAVLRALKEQWKNTPPSWERSDDPCGAQWEGVTCTNSRVTALGLSTMGLKGTLSSGDIGQLTELISLDLSFNRGLTGTLSPQIGNLQKLNILILAGCSFTGTIPKELGNLGELSFLALNSNNFSGALPPSLGNLSKLYWLDLAENQLTGTLPVSNSTTPGLDLLLKAKHFHFNKNQLSGSIPPKLFSSKMVLIHVLFDGNQLSGKIPSTVGLVQTLEVLRLDRNSLIGPVPSNLNNLTSINELNLAHNQLTGSVPDLTGMDSLNYVDLSNNSFAQSEAPSWFSTIQSLTTLVMEYGILQGKVPQKLFSFPQLQQIKLRNNALNNTLDMGDSISQQLQLVDLQNNHISSVTLNSAYRNTLILTGNPVCTTGISNTNYCQLQKQTTNPYSTSLANCGTKSCPPDQGLSPQSCECAYPYEGTLYFRAPSFRDLSNISTFHALEMSLWIKLGLTPGSVSLQNSFFNVDDYLQIQLELFPSIGNGKYFNRSEIQRIGFYLSNQTYKPPPEFGPYYFIASPYAFPVELGGTSLSIGVIVGIGTGCGVLILILMGVGIYIFQQKWRAEKAIELTSWGPSGEDSGGPPQLKGARWFSYDELKKCTSNFSESNEIGFGGYGKVYRGMLSSGLVVAIKRAQQGSMQGGLEFKTEIELLSRVHHKNLVGLVGFCFEQGEQMLVYEFMPNGTLRDNLSGKSGIPLDWKRRLCIALGSARGLAYLHDLANPPIIHRDVKSTNILLDENLTAKVADFGLSKLVSDSGKGHISTQVKGTLVSITSYYIETFWFRNG from the exons CGGCAGTACTACGAGCTCTGAAAGAACAATGGAAAAACACGCCACCAAGCTGGGAGAGGTCAGACGATCCTTGTGGAGCACAGTGGGAAGGAGTAACCTGCACAAATTCCAGGGTGACTGCCTT GGGATTATCGACTATGGGCCTCAAAGGTACACTAAGTAGTGGTGACATTGGGCAACTCACGGAATTGATATCCCT GGATCTTTCATTCAACCGAGGCCTCACGGGTACTCTCTCCCCACAAATAGGAAATCTCCAAAAGCTTAACATTCT GATCCTGGCTGGCTGCAGCTTCACTGGCACCATTCCAAAAGAATTAGGCAATTTGGGAGAGTTATCTTTCTT GGCTCTGAACTCGAACAACTTTAGTGGTGCTCTACCTCCGTCGTTAGGAAATCTTTCCAAACTTTACTGGCTGGACCTGGCAGAAAATCAACTGACAGGAACTCTTCCTGTTTCAAACTCTACGACCCCAGGCTTGGACCTCCTCTTAAAGGCAAAGCACTT CCATTTTAACAAGAACCAATTATCTGGTTCTATTCCGCCCAAACTTTTCAGCTCCAAGATGGTTTTGATCCATGT ACTATTTGATGGAAACCAGCTAAGTGGGAAAATCCCATCTACAGTAGGACTTGTTCAAACACTTGAGGTTCT TCGCCTGGATAGGAACTCTCTAATAGGACCGGTCCCATCTAACCTCAACAACCTCACAAGCATCAATGAACT GAATTTGGCACATAATCAACTGACAGGCTCAGTGCCTGACCTAACTGGAATGGACTCCCTCAATTACGT GGACTTGAGCAATAACTCATTTGCCCAATCAGAAGCTCCAAGTTGGTTCTCAACCATACAATCTCTCACTACTCT TGTAATGGAATATGGAATACTTCAAGGAAAAGTGCCACAAAAGCTTTTCAGTTTTCCACAACTACAACAAAT AAAACTTAGGAACAATGCATTGAATAACACTTTGGACATGGGAGACAGCATTAGCCAGCAACTGCAGCTTGTTGATTTGCAAAACAACCACATTTCCTCTGTAACATTGAACTCTGCGTATAGAAATACTCTAAT ACTAACTGGTAACCCGGTCTGCACTACTGGTATCTCAAATACAAACTATTGCCAACTTCAGAAACAAACAACAAATCCCTATTCAACCAGCCTAGCTAATTGTGGAACCAAATCATGTCCCCCTGACCAGGGGCTAAGTCCTCAGAGTTGTGAGTGTGCATATCCATATGAAGGGACATTGTATTTTAGAGCACCTTCCTTTCGAGATTTGTCCAACATCTCTACATTTCATGCATTGGAAATGAGCCTGTGGATCAAGCTTGGCCTAACCCCTGGTTCAGTCTCTCTTCAGAACTCCTTCTTTAATGTGGATGACTATCTTCAGATCCAATTAGAACTCTTTCCGTCCATCGGAAATGGAAAGTATTTTAATCGGTCAGAAATACAGAGGATTGGGTTTTACCTGAGCAATCAAACATATAAGCCTCCTCCTGAGTTTGGACCTTACTATTTCATTGCATCTCCTTATGCTTTCCCAG TTGAACTTGGAGGAACTTCTTTAAGCATAGGTGTAATTGTCGGAATAGGAACTGGTTGTGGTGTTCTCATCCTCATACTCATGGGTGTTGGAATCTACATATTTCAACAAAAATGGCGTGCTGAGAAAGCCATTGAGTTGA CATCATGGGGTCCTAGCGGTGAAGATAGTGGTGGTCCTCCACAATTGAAAGGGGCCAGATGGTTCTCATATGATGAACTCAAAAAGTGCACCAGCAATTTTTCAGAAAGCAATGAAATTGGATTTGGGGGCTATGGCAAG GTTTATAGAGGGATGCTCTCAAGTGGACTTGTGGTGGCAATCAAAAGAGCTCAACAAGGATCAATGCAGGGTGGGCTTGAGTTCAAGACTGAAATTGAGTTGCTTTCTCGGGTTCATCATAAGAACCTCGTGGGACTTGTTGGATTTTGTTTTGAGCAAGGAGAACAAATGCTGGTTTATGAATTTATGCCTAATGGGACACTTAGAGACAACTTGTCTG GGAAATCAGGCATTCCCTTGGATTGGAAACGAAGACTTTGCATTGCTCTTGGTTCAGCTAGAGGATTAGCATATCTTCATGACTTGGCTAATCCTCCTATAATTCATAGAGATGTCAAGTCTACTAATATTCTATTGGATGAAAATTTAACTGCAAAAGTTGCAGATTTTGGCCTGTCAAAATTGGTATCAGATAGTGGCAAGGGGCACATATCCACTCAAGTTAAAGGCACATTGGTGAGTATTACTAGCTATTATATAGAAACTTTCTGGTTTAGAAATGGCTAA
- the LOC122071814 gene encoding leucine-rich repeat receptor protein kinase HPCA1 isoform X3 gives MGLKGTLSSGDIGQLTELISLDLSFNRGLTGTLSPQIGNLQKLNILILAGCSFTGTIPKELGNLGELSFLALNSNNFSGALPPSLGNLSKLYWLDLAENQLTGTLPVSNSTTPGLDLLLKAKHFHFNKNQLSGSIPPKLFSSKMVLIHVLFDGNQLSGKIPSTVGLVQTLEVLRLDRNSLIGPVPSNLNNLTSINELNLAHNQLTGSVPDLTGMDSLNYVDLSNNSFAQSEAPSWFSTIQSLTTLVMEYGILQGKVPQKLFSFPQLQQIKLRNNALNNTLDMGDSISQQLQLVDLQNNHISSVTLNSAYRNTLILTGNPVCTTGISNTNYCQLQKQTTNPYSTSLANCGTKSCPPDQGLSPQSCECAYPYEGTLYFRAPSFRDLSNISTFHALEMSLWIKLGLTPGSVSLQNSFFNVDDYLQIQLELFPSIGNGKYFNRSEIQRIGFYLSNQTYKPPPEFGPYYFIASPYAFPVELGGTSLSIGVIVGIGTGCGVLILILMGVGIYIFQQKWRAEKAIELSKPFASWGPSGEDSGGPPQLKGARWFSYDELKKCTSNFSESNEIGFGGYGKVYRGMLSSGLVVAIKRAQQGSMQGGLEFKTEIELLSRVHHKNLVGLVGFCFEQGEQMLVYEFMPNGTLRDNLSGKSGIPLDWKRRLCIALGSARGLAYLHDLANPPIIHRDVKSTNILLDENLTAKVADFGLSKLVSDSGKGHISTQVKGTLVSITSYYIETFWFRNG, from the exons ATGGGCCTCAAAGGTACACTAAGTAGTGGTGACATTGGGCAACTCACGGAATTGATATCCCT GGATCTTTCATTCAACCGAGGCCTCACGGGTACTCTCTCCCCACAAATAGGAAATCTCCAAAAGCTTAACATTCT GATCCTGGCTGGCTGCAGCTTCACTGGCACCATTCCAAAAGAATTAGGCAATTTGGGAGAGTTATCTTTCTT GGCTCTGAACTCGAACAACTTTAGTGGTGCTCTACCTCCGTCGTTAGGAAATCTTTCCAAACTTTACTGGCTGGACCTGGCAGAAAATCAACTGACAGGAACTCTTCCTGTTTCAAACTCTACGACCCCAGGCTTGGACCTCCTCTTAAAGGCAAAGCACTT CCATTTTAACAAGAACCAATTATCTGGTTCTATTCCGCCCAAACTTTTCAGCTCCAAGATGGTTTTGATCCATGT ACTATTTGATGGAAACCAGCTAAGTGGGAAAATCCCATCTACAGTAGGACTTGTTCAAACACTTGAGGTTCT TCGCCTGGATAGGAACTCTCTAATAGGACCGGTCCCATCTAACCTCAACAACCTCACAAGCATCAATGAACT GAATTTGGCACATAATCAACTGACAGGCTCAGTGCCTGACCTAACTGGAATGGACTCCCTCAATTACGT GGACTTGAGCAATAACTCATTTGCCCAATCAGAAGCTCCAAGTTGGTTCTCAACCATACAATCTCTCACTACTCT TGTAATGGAATATGGAATACTTCAAGGAAAAGTGCCACAAAAGCTTTTCAGTTTTCCACAACTACAACAAAT AAAACTTAGGAACAATGCATTGAATAACACTTTGGACATGGGAGACAGCATTAGCCAGCAACTGCAGCTTGTTGATTTGCAAAACAACCACATTTCCTCTGTAACATTGAACTCTGCGTATAGAAATACTCTAAT ACTAACTGGTAACCCGGTCTGCACTACTGGTATCTCAAATACAAACTATTGCCAACTTCAGAAACAAACAACAAATCCCTATTCAACCAGCCTAGCTAATTGTGGAACCAAATCATGTCCCCCTGACCAGGGGCTAAGTCCTCAGAGTTGTGAGTGTGCATATCCATATGAAGGGACATTGTATTTTAGAGCACCTTCCTTTCGAGATTTGTCCAACATCTCTACATTTCATGCATTGGAAATGAGCCTGTGGATCAAGCTTGGCCTAACCCCTGGTTCAGTCTCTCTTCAGAACTCCTTCTTTAATGTGGATGACTATCTTCAGATCCAATTAGAACTCTTTCCGTCCATCGGAAATGGAAAGTATTTTAATCGGTCAGAAATACAGAGGATTGGGTTTTACCTGAGCAATCAAACATATAAGCCTCCTCCTGAGTTTGGACCTTACTATTTCATTGCATCTCCTTATGCTTTCCCAG TTGAACTTGGAGGAACTTCTTTAAGCATAGGTGTAATTGTCGGAATAGGAACTGGTTGTGGTGTTCTCATCCTCATACTCATGGGTGTTGGAATCTACATATTTCAACAAAAATGGCGTGCTGAGAAAGCCATTGAGTTGAGTAAGCCATTCG CATCATGGGGTCCTAGCGGTGAAGATAGTGGTGGTCCTCCACAATTGAAAGGGGCCAGATGGTTCTCATATGATGAACTCAAAAAGTGCACCAGCAATTTTTCAGAAAGCAATGAAATTGGATTTGGGGGCTATGGCAAG GTTTATAGAGGGATGCTCTCAAGTGGACTTGTGGTGGCAATCAAAAGAGCTCAACAAGGATCAATGCAGGGTGGGCTTGAGTTCAAGACTGAAATTGAGTTGCTTTCTCGGGTTCATCATAAGAACCTCGTGGGACTTGTTGGATTTTGTTTTGAGCAAGGAGAACAAATGCTGGTTTATGAATTTATGCCTAATGGGACACTTAGAGACAACTTGTCTG GGAAATCAGGCATTCCCTTGGATTGGAAACGAAGACTTTGCATTGCTCTTGGTTCAGCTAGAGGATTAGCATATCTTCATGACTTGGCTAATCCTCCTATAATTCATAGAGATGTCAAGTCTACTAATATTCTATTGGATGAAAATTTAACTGCAAAAGTTGCAGATTTTGGCCTGTCAAAATTGGTATCAGATAGTGGCAAGGGGCACATATCCACTCAAGTTAAAGGCACATTGGTGAGTATTACTAGCTATTATATAGAAACTTTCTGGTTTAGAAATGGCTAA